The genomic window AACGATATTTCCCTTGCTTCTGCAGTTAATATACCACTATAAGCTGCTTTCACATAAGAAATATTTACATTTATTGCTACGGTTACATTTCCATGGGAATTGGCTGCAACTGCAAAGGTAAAATCTGCAAGGGTAAAAATAGCTCCACCATGGACAGTTCCAATTCCATTTAAATGATTATTATTAATTTCCATTTTGGCCTTTGCAAAACCTTTTGAAACTTCAAGGAGCTCAATACCGTTGGAATGGGCAAATTTATCCTTATTAAAAAACTTTTTTATTTTTTCCATATAATCCCCTGAGAAAATACTTAAATAAAACATTAATGCTATTTAAATAGTACTATAATTGATTGGTAATGTGAAATAGAAGGTTGATCCATTACCTGGAGTTGATTCAACCCATATTCGTCCCCCATGCCATTCAATTATCTTCTTTGATATAGAAAGTCCAATTCCACTTCCTCTGTATTCATCAATCGTATGCAGACGCTGGAAAATTTCAAATATACGTCCCATGTACTCTTTTTTTAGTCCGATTCCGTTGTCTGTAATCTGGAAAATGTATTCATTGTTCTGTTTATCTTCTTTTGCTGTAATATGGATTTTTGGAGGTTCATC from Methanobacterium sp. includes these protein-coding regions:
- a CDS encoding PaaI family thioesterase, with amino-acid sequence MEKIKKFFNKDKFAHSNGIELLEVSKGFAKAKMEINNNHLNGIGTVHGGAIFTLADFTFAVAANSHGNVTVAINVNISYVKAAYSGILTAEAREISLNPRISTYTVDIFDSDGDLIAIFQGMAYRKREKIEDINWK